In Felis catus isolate Fca126 chromosome E1, F.catus_Fca126_mat1.0, whole genome shotgun sequence, the following proteins share a genomic window:
- the LOC123381869 gene encoding LOW QUALITY PROTEIN: leucine-rich repeat-containing protein 37A3-like (The sequence of the model RefSeq protein was modified relative to this genomic sequence to represent the inferred CDS: deleted 2 bases in 1 codon), which yields MYSVFVSEDANARVRNRKAFGPAPHPRKTHRFHKSRSRVVHRTPKAKLNRKSRKESSLSNRQLLAKRPPSSAVRSLVNSPSREDFSSPGELSPQKNPFPELFAPSGTYRENTTAENTTAQNVSDENISTGNTTVPEQTLPEFTNPKNLSTANSTVTADNSTPTVKQTNDTQWEYHNAGTGLPPKATGFTVSKLSSSGDLFEIQLNQQLQSLIPNNDARSLISHVIRTLKMDCSETHVQLACAKLISRTGLLMKLLSEQREVKVSKAEWDTDQWENANYINESTEVQSEQRGQESRELTKEVLGYGYTNKLILAISVTGSFVTVLILVFCLIEICYHRAAVKEGKEGSSR from the exons atGTACAGCGTTTTTGTTTCAGAAGATGCAAATGCTAGAGTTAGAAATAGGAAGGCTTTCGGACCAGCCCCACACCCCAGAAAAACACACCGCTTTCATAAAAGTCGCTCCCGTGTGGTCCACAGAACACCCAAGGCCAAACTGAATCGAAAGTCCAGAAAGGAAAGTTCACTGAGTAATAGACAGCTGCTTGCAAAGAGGCCTCCATCCTCTGCAGTCAGGAGCCTCGTAAATTCCCCTTCACGAGAGGATTTTTCATCTCCGGGAGAACTGAGTCCTCAGAAAAATCCTTTTCCAGAATTATTTGCTCCTTCAGGAACTTACAGAGAAAACACTACTGCAGAGAACACTACTGCCCAAAATGTTTCTGACGAAAATATTTCTACAGGAAACACTACTGTGCCAGAACAAACCCTCCCTGAATTCACAAACCCTAAGAATCTTTCCACTGCTAATTCTACTGTTACTGCAGACAACTCTACGCCGACCGTTAAACAAACCAATGATACACAATGGGAATACCACAATGCGGGCACTGGCTTGCCCCCAAAAGCCACAGGCTTCACTGTGTCAAAGCTCTCGTCCTCAGGTGATCTGTTTGAAATTCAGTTAAACCAGCAGCTACAGTCCCTCATCCCCAACAATGACGCGAGAAGCCTCATTTCTCATGTTATCCGGACTTTGAAAATGGACTGCTCTGAGACCCACGTGCAGCTGGCCTGTGCCAAGCTCATCTCCAGAACAGGCCTCCTGATGAAGCTTCTCAGCGAGCAGCGAGAAGTAAAGGTGTCCAAGGCAGAGTGGGATACGGACCAATGGGAAAATGCGAATTATATCAATGAGAGCACAGAAGTCCAGAGTGAACAGAGAGGGCAGGAGTCAAGGGAG ctCACAAAAGAAGTTCTAGGCTATGGCTATACCAACAAACTCATCTTGGCAATATCTGTGACTGGTAGT TTTGTGACGGTTTTGATCCTAGTTTTCTGTCTCATTGAG ATTTGTTATCATAGAGCAGCAGTCAAGGAAGGTAAAGAAGGAAGCTCAAGGTAA
- the LOC123382044 gene encoding lysozyme-like protein 6 yields the protein MEYGTNRWPPTESPKGTALFLSSASPSPFLLRILCPSVQSPLKTFFSLFEGLCLAFVESNFNLSKVNENADGSFDYGIFQINSHYWCNDYKSHSENICHEDCKELLSPDLLSTINCVKKMVSGAGGMKNWVAWRLHCAGRPLSYWMTGCHKE from the exons ATGGAATATGGCACCAACCGCTGGCCACCAACAGAGTCCCCCAAGGGGACA GCCTTGTTCCTTTCTTCGGCTTCCccgtctccctttctcctccgtATCCTTTGTCCCTCAGTTCAGAGCCCTCTAAAAACCTTCTTCTCCCTGTTCGAAGGGCTGTGCCTGGCTTTTGTGGAGAGCAACTTCAACCTGTCAAAGGTAAATGAAAATGCAGACGGCAGCTTCGACTATGGCATCTTCCAGATCAACAGCCACTACTGGTGCAATGATTACAAGAGTCACTCGGAAAACATTTGCCACGAGGACTGCAAAG AACTGCTGAGCCCCGATCTTCTCTCAACCATCAACTGTGTGAAAAAGATGGTGTCTGGAGCAGGGGGAATGAAGAACTG GGTGGCATGGAGGTTGCACTGTGCCGGCCGGCCACTCTCCTACTGGATGACGGGGTGTCACAAGGAATGA